Proteins encoded by one window of Dioscorea cayenensis subsp. rotundata cultivar TDr96_F1 chromosome 20, TDr96_F1_v2_PseudoChromosome.rev07_lg8_w22 25.fasta, whole genome shotgun sequence:
- the LOC120251587 gene encoding uncharacterized protein LOC120251587 isoform X1 has protein sequence MDYDFRTRTAPAYRPAGAGTASTMYPRVGQPGAPPPARAPYHHSTSSSPQSAGLGIRVTIKPEYQIRPPPPLAAQMPNIPRSTFQFDFDFERRILAEAEKETQNWGKIAGETQPTKTAPSSMAPAGDPLVDKYVASGLGREAVSLAVLNYGDNPIKVREFVKGYNLLREMGFSSKNVAEALAMYDNDTDKALAHFLNSSS, from the exons ATGGACTACGATTTCAGGACCCGAACCGCTCCCGCGTATCGGCCTGCCGGCGCCGGCACCGCATCAACGATGTACCCTAGGGTCGGTCAGCCGGGTGCTCCGCCGCCTGCCCGGGCTCCCTATCACCACTCGACCTCTTCTTCCCCTCAGTCTG CAGGGCTTGGTATCAGAGTTACAATTAAACCGGAATATCAGATTCGTCCTCCT CCCCCACTGGCAGCACAAATGCCCAACATACCTCGGAGCACCTTCCAGTTTGACTTTGATTTTGAAAGAAGAATACTTGCTGAAGCTGAGAAGGAAACCCAGAACTGGGGCAAGATTGCAGGAGAAACCCAGCCAACAAAAACCGCTCCAAGTTCTATG gCTCCTGCTGGGGATCCTTTGGTGGACAAGTATGTTGCCTCAGGTCTTGGACGTGAAGCGGTATCTCTTGCAGTTCTGAATTATGGAGATAATCCAATCAAG GTGAGAGAGTTTGTGAAAGGCTACAACCTTCTTCGTGAAATGGGTTTCTCATCGAAAAATGTTGCCGAAGCACTAGCCATGTATGACAATGACACAGACAAAGCTTTGGCGCATTTCCTCAACAGTTCATCATGA
- the LOC120251587 gene encoding uncharacterized protein LOC120251587 isoform X2, giving the protein MDYDFRTRTAPAYRPAGAGTASTMYPRVGQPGAPPPARAPYHHSTSSSPQSGLGIRVTIKPEYQIRPPPPLAAQMPNIPRSTFQFDFDFERRILAEAEKETQNWGKIAGETQPTKTAPSSMAPAGDPLVDKYVASGLGREAVSLAVLNYGDNPIKVREFVKGYNLLREMGFSSKNVAEALAMYDNDTDKALAHFLNSSS; this is encoded by the exons ATGGACTACGATTTCAGGACCCGAACCGCTCCCGCGTATCGGCCTGCCGGCGCCGGCACCGCATCAACGATGTACCCTAGGGTCGGTCAGCCGGGTGCTCCGCCGCCTGCCCGGGCTCCCTATCACCACTCGACCTCTTCTTCCCCTCAGTCTG GGCTTGGTATCAGAGTTACAATTAAACCGGAATATCAGATTCGTCCTCCT CCCCCACTGGCAGCACAAATGCCCAACATACCTCGGAGCACCTTCCAGTTTGACTTTGATTTTGAAAGAAGAATACTTGCTGAAGCTGAGAAGGAAACCCAGAACTGGGGCAAGATTGCAGGAGAAACCCAGCCAACAAAAACCGCTCCAAGTTCTATG gCTCCTGCTGGGGATCCTTTGGTGGACAAGTATGTTGCCTCAGGTCTTGGACGTGAAGCGGTATCTCTTGCAGTTCTGAATTATGGAGATAATCCAATCAAG GTGAGAGAGTTTGTGAAAGGCTACAACCTTCTTCGTGAAATGGGTTTCTCATCGAAAAATGTTGCCGAAGCACTAGCCATGTATGACAATGACACAGACAAAGCTTTGGCGCATTTCCTCAACAGTTCATCATGA
- the LOC120251586 gene encoding hydroxyproline O-galactosyltransferase HPGT1 isoform X2, with translation MQSRGSSHRLPGLALRSPISSFMLAMLATMASVYVAGRLWQDAENRVYLIKELDRRTGKTAISVDESLKMVACRDQHKKLAALEMELAAARHEGYVSKYGYGSESSDTNGAPSKKRLLAVIGILTGFESKNGRDAIRKSWVPSGAELKKLEEDKGVVVRFVIGRSANRGDSMDRAIDDENKHSKDFIVLDNVVEASEEVPKKTRLFLAHAVDTWDADFYVKVNDNIYVNIDSLGAMLSAHVDKPRVYLGCMKSGEVFSDSNHKWFEPDWWKFGDGKSYFRHASGEMFVISRALAQFISINRDILRTYAHDDVSVGSWFIGLDVNHVDEGKLCCSSWTSGAICSAV, from the exons ATGCAGAGCCGGGGATCCAGTCATCGCTTGCCGGGGCTTGCCCTCCGATCACCGATCTCCTCCTTTATGCTCGCCATGCTCGCCACCATGGCCTCCGTATATGTTGCCGGCCG GTTGTGGCAGGATGcggagaatagggtttatcttATCAAAGAGCTCGATCGGAGAACCGGGAAG ACTGCGATATCAGTGGATGAATCGCTGAAGATGGTTGCTTGCAG GGATCAGCATAAGAAATTAGCAGCACTTGAAATGGAGTTGGCTGCTGCCAGGCATGAAGGTTACGTTTCGAAGTATGGCTATGGTTCAGAGTCTTCTGACACCAATGGAGCTCCTTCGAAGAAGAGGTTGTTGGCAGTAATAGGTATCCTTACTGGTTTTGAAAGCAAGAACGGTAGAGACGCCATTCGGAAATCATGGGTACCATCTG GTGCAGaactaaaaaaattggaagaagacAAAGGCGTTGTAGTGCGATTTGTGATAGGAAGAAG TGCAAATCGGGGAGATAGCATGGACAGGGCTATTGATGATGAAAATAAACACTCCAAAGACTTCATTGTTCTT GATAATGTTGTTGAAGCTTCTGAAGAAGTTCCAAAGAAGACAAGGCTGTTTCTTGCTCATGCTGTAGATACTTGGGATGCAGACTTCTATGTGAAGGTCAATGACAATATCTATGTCAATATTG ATTCCCTTGGAGCAATGCTTTCAGCTCATGTGGACAAACCTCGTGTTTATCTTGGGTGTATGAAATCAGGCGAAGTTTTCTCAGACTC GAATCATAAATGGTTTGAACCAGATTGGTGGAAATTTGGCGATGGAAAATC GTATTTCCGTCATGCATCAGGGGAAATGTTTGTCATATCTAGAGCATTGGCACAATTCATTTCTATAAATAG AGATATTCTACGGACATATGCTCATGATGACGTTAGTGTTGGATCATGGTTCATCGGGCTTGATGTTAATCATGTTGATGAAGGGAAACTGTGTTGCTCGTCATGGACTTCAG GGGCCATTTGTTCAGCTGTGTGA
- the LOC120251586 gene encoding hydroxyproline O-galactosyltransferase HPGT1 isoform X1, which translates to MQSRGSSHRLPGLALRSPISSFMLAMLATMASVYVAGRLWQDAENRVYLIKELDRRTGKRQTAISVDESLKMVACRDQHKKLAALEMELAAARHEGYVSKYGYGSESSDTNGAPSKKRLLAVIGILTGFESKNGRDAIRKSWVPSGAELKKLEEDKGVVVRFVIGRSANRGDSMDRAIDDENKHSKDFIVLDNVVEASEEVPKKTRLFLAHAVDTWDADFYVKVNDNIYVNIDSLGAMLSAHVDKPRVYLGCMKSGEVFSDSNHKWFEPDWWKFGDGKSYFRHASGEMFVISRALAQFISINRDILRTYAHDDVSVGSWFIGLDVNHVDEGKLCCSSWTSGAICSAV; encoded by the exons ATGCAGAGCCGGGGATCCAGTCATCGCTTGCCGGGGCTTGCCCTCCGATCACCGATCTCCTCCTTTATGCTCGCCATGCTCGCCACCATGGCCTCCGTATATGTTGCCGGCCG GTTGTGGCAGGATGcggagaatagggtttatcttATCAAAGAGCTCGATCGGAGAACCGGGAAG AGGCAGACTGCGATATCAGTGGATGAATCGCTGAAGATGGTTGCTTGCAG GGATCAGCATAAGAAATTAGCAGCACTTGAAATGGAGTTGGCTGCTGCCAGGCATGAAGGTTACGTTTCGAAGTATGGCTATGGTTCAGAGTCTTCTGACACCAATGGAGCTCCTTCGAAGAAGAGGTTGTTGGCAGTAATAGGTATCCTTACTGGTTTTGAAAGCAAGAACGGTAGAGACGCCATTCGGAAATCATGGGTACCATCTG GTGCAGaactaaaaaaattggaagaagacAAAGGCGTTGTAGTGCGATTTGTGATAGGAAGAAG TGCAAATCGGGGAGATAGCATGGACAGGGCTATTGATGATGAAAATAAACACTCCAAAGACTTCATTGTTCTT GATAATGTTGTTGAAGCTTCTGAAGAAGTTCCAAAGAAGACAAGGCTGTTTCTTGCTCATGCTGTAGATACTTGGGATGCAGACTTCTATGTGAAGGTCAATGACAATATCTATGTCAATATTG ATTCCCTTGGAGCAATGCTTTCAGCTCATGTGGACAAACCTCGTGTTTATCTTGGGTGTATGAAATCAGGCGAAGTTTTCTCAGACTC GAATCATAAATGGTTTGAACCAGATTGGTGGAAATTTGGCGATGGAAAATC GTATTTCCGTCATGCATCAGGGGAAATGTTTGTCATATCTAGAGCATTGGCACAATTCATTTCTATAAATAG AGATATTCTACGGACATATGCTCATGATGACGTTAGTGTTGGATCATGGTTCATCGGGCTTGATGTTAATCATGTTGATGAAGGGAAACTGTGTTGCTCGTCATGGACTTCAG GGGCCATTTGTTCAGCTGTGTGA
- the LOC120251588 gene encoding ubiquitin-conjugating enzyme E2-17 kDa, translating into MASKRILKELKDLQKDPPTSCSAGPVAEDMFHWQATIMGPPDSPYAGGVFLVTIHFPPDYPFKPPKVAFRTKVFHPNINSNGSICLDILKEQWSPALTISKVLLSICSLLTDPNPDDPLVPEIAHMYKTDRTKYETTARSWTQKYAMG; encoded by the exons ATGGCTTCCAAGCGGATCCTCAAGGAGCTTAAAGATCTGCAGAAGGACCCTCCCACGTCATGCAGCGCTG GCCCTGTTGCGGAGGATATGTTCCACTGGCAAGCAACAATAATGGGCCCTCCGGACAGCCCTTATGCAGGGGGAGTCTTTCTGGTCACTATTCATTTCCCACCAGATTATCCATTTAAACCCCCAAAG GTAGCATTCAGGACAAAGGTTTTCCATCCAAACATTAACAGCAACGGAAGCATTTGCCTTGACATATTGAAGGAACAATGGAGCCCCGCCCTAACGATCTCCAAG GTCTTGCTTTCAATCTGTTCACTGCTGACCGATCCGAACCCAGACGATCCGTTGGTTCCCGAGATCGCTCACATGTACAAGACTGACCGGACCAAGTACGAAACAACTGCAAGGAGCTGGACCCAGAAATACGCCATGGGCTAA